In a genomic window of Streptomyces sp. SJL17-4:
- a CDS encoding ectoine synthase, with protein sequence MIVRTFDELENTERHVRAASGTWESKRIVLARERVGFSLHETVLYAGTETAMWYANHVEAVVCTAGEAELTDHETGRTYTIVPGTMYLLDGHERHTLKVKADFRCLCVFNPPVTGREDHDENGVYPLLTEPEPASDDV encoded by the coding sequence ATGATCGTCCGTACCTTCGACGAGCTGGAGAACACCGAGCGGCACGTGAGGGCCGCCTCCGGCACCTGGGAGAGCAAGCGCATCGTCCTGGCCCGTGAGCGGGTCGGGTTCTCCCTCCACGAGACGGTGCTGTACGCCGGCACCGAGACCGCCATGTGGTACGCGAACCACGTCGAGGCCGTCGTCTGCACGGCCGGCGAGGCCGAGCTCACCGACCACGAGACGGGCCGCACGTACACGATCGTGCCCGGAACGATGTACCTGCTCGACGGGCACGAGCGCCACACCCTCAAGGTCAAGGCCGACTTCCGCTGCCTGTGCGTCTTCAACCCGCCCGTGACGGGGCGCGAGGACCACGACGAGAACGGCGTCTACCCGCTGCTGACCGAGCCCGAGCCCGCATCCGACGACGTCTGA
- a CDS encoding N-formylglutamate amidohydrolase, translating to MTSRSYDVLAGAPDSPVLLHVPHSSRVIPPDVRDGILLGDGELARELDHITDAHTAEIAAVAAATAGPTPWRFVNRLSRLVVDPERFPDEREEMLAVGMGAVYTRTTHRAALRPAGFDPAPLIDRYFTPYAEGMAAAVAERLEATGRAVIIDVHSYPTGPLPYELHGEGPRPPVCLGTDAFHTPPALLDAAREAFGGFGGLATDTPFAGTYVPLAYYGKDPRVCALMIEIRRDVYMSEPGGPAGPGAQALGAALAALVDAVPRHPSA from the coding sequence ATGACCTCCCGCTCGTACGACGTCCTCGCCGGCGCCCCGGACTCCCCCGTCCTCCTCCATGTACCGCACTCCTCCCGGGTGATACCCCCGGACGTGCGCGACGGCATCCTGCTCGGCGACGGGGAACTGGCCCGCGAGCTCGACCACATCACCGACGCCCACACCGCGGAGATCGCGGCGGTGGCCGCGGCGACCGCCGGCCCGACCCCCTGGCGGTTCGTCAACCGGCTGTCGCGGCTGGTCGTCGACCCCGAGCGCTTCCCCGACGAACGCGAGGAGATGCTGGCCGTCGGGATGGGCGCGGTGTACACGCGGACCACACACCGCGCCGCGCTCCGCCCCGCCGGGTTCGACCCGGCGCCGCTGATCGACCGGTACTTCACTCCGTACGCCGAGGGCATGGCCGCCGCGGTGGCGGAGCGGCTGGAGGCGACGGGGCGGGCCGTGATCATCGACGTCCACTCGTACCCGACCGGGCCGCTGCCGTACGAGCTGCACGGCGAGGGACCCCGCCCGCCGGTCTGCCTCGGCACCGACGCCTTCCACACGCCGCCGGCCCTGCTGGACGCGGCACGGGAGGCGTTCGGCGGGTTCGGGGGCCTGGCGACGGACACGCCCTTCGCCGGGACGTACGTACCGCTGGCGTACTACGGCAAGGATCCGCGGGTCTGCGCACTCATGATCGAGATTCGGCGCGATGTCTACATGAGCGAGCCGGGCGGCCCGGCGGGACCGGGGGCGCAGGCGCTCGGGGCGGCCCTGGCGGCGCTCGTCGACGCAGTCCCGCGGCACCCGTCGGCGTAG
- the ehuD gene encoding ectoine/hydroxyectoine ABC transporter permease subunit EhuD yields MWDGEAARAALPTVLEGFGVTLVATVLAFGVAMVLGLALALAQRAGPAWLALPVRGAAGFVRSTPLLVQLFAAWVLVPGLDAPTLGVLVLGVHYATYLSEVYRTGIDAVPKGQWEACTALSLPRRRVWRAVVLPQAVRNVLPPLGNYAVSMFKETPLLSVITVHEMVHEANTFGSTHFAYLESFTLAAAVFLLASWPTSVLIRRLEARLAH; encoded by the coding sequence ATGTGGGACGGAGAGGCGGCCCGGGCCGCTCTGCCGACCGTGCTGGAGGGCTTCGGCGTCACCCTGGTCGCGACGGTGCTCGCCTTCGGCGTCGCGATGGTCCTGGGACTCGCGCTCGCCCTCGCCCAGCGCGCGGGGCCCGCGTGGCTGGCCCTTCCGGTGCGCGGGGCGGCCGGGTTCGTCCGCTCGACCCCGCTCCTGGTGCAGTTGTTCGCGGCCTGGGTACTCGTGCCGGGGCTCGACGCGCCGACGCTGGGTGTCCTGGTGCTCGGCGTGCACTACGCCACGTACCTCTCCGAGGTGTACCGGACGGGCATCGACGCCGTGCCGAAGGGGCAGTGGGAGGCGTGCACGGCGCTGTCGCTGCCGCGCCGGCGGGTCTGGCGGGCGGTGGTGCTGCCGCAGGCGGTGCGCAACGTACTGCCGCCGCTGGGCAACTACGCGGTCTCCATGTTCAAGGAGACACCCCTGCTCTCGGTGATCACGGTGCACGAGATGGTCCACGAGGCGAACACCTTCGGCAGCACCCACTTCGCCTACCTGGAGAGCTTCACCCTGGCCGCCGCGGTGTTCCTGCTCGCGAGCTGGCCGACCTCGGTGCTGATACGACGACTGGAGGCACGCCTTGCCCATTGA
- a CDS encoding MFS transporter, whose product MSGTQAIQEHDRRDDEREPSSPGVFWRFWGASTVSGAGTAVTALALPLVALTVLDATAFEVALLAAAGQVSWLLLSLPAGVLAQRVPLRRLQVTLDLVRFAALGSLPLAWWLGTLTYPHLLLAALVTGAATVLFDIGNSTFLPAVVPARQLAARNSVMSGTHAVTDTGGPSLGGVLIGATGPVGALVVDAASYLASAVLLRTLPESRPAPRTGESALRLMREGWRYVTKHPVMRPCMIWATAANFLNAALVALTPLYLVREAGLDAAQLGLVLAMDGAGALAGAAVAVRVTTRLGTARGVIVADLAGGALLLLAPLTTSAGDAYWFALGNAGFAFGTVIGSIATRTYRQTQSPPELLSRVMATVRFVSWGALPLGALTAGLLATHVGAHTALWTVCAAALLPPLYLFCTKVGRHRDLICGPGATTPSDH is encoded by the coding sequence ATGAGCGGAACACAAGCGATCCAGGAGCACGACCGACGCGACGACGAACGGGAGCCCTCATCGCCGGGCGTCTTCTGGCGTTTCTGGGGCGCCTCCACCGTCAGCGGCGCGGGCACCGCCGTCACCGCCCTCGCCCTGCCGCTCGTCGCCCTCACCGTCCTCGACGCCACCGCCTTCGAGGTCGCCCTGCTCGCCGCCGCCGGGCAGGTCTCGTGGCTGCTGCTCAGCCTCCCGGCGGGCGTCCTCGCGCAGCGCGTGCCGCTGCGCCGGCTCCAGGTCACGCTCGACCTCGTACGGTTCGCGGCGCTCGGATCGCTGCCGCTCGCCTGGTGGCTCGGCACCCTCACGTATCCGCACCTGCTGCTCGCGGCACTCGTCACCGGCGCGGCGACCGTGCTGTTCGACATCGGCAACTCGACCTTCCTGCCCGCCGTCGTCCCGGCCCGGCAGCTGGCCGCCCGCAACAGCGTCATGTCGGGCACGCACGCCGTCACCGACACCGGCGGTCCCTCCCTCGGCGGCGTCCTGATCGGCGCGACAGGCCCGGTCGGCGCGCTCGTCGTGGACGCCGCCAGCTACCTGGCTTCCGCCGTGCTCCTGCGCACCCTCCCCGAGAGCCGCCCCGCGCCCCGCACCGGCGAGAGCGCGCTGCGGCTGATGCGCGAGGGATGGCGGTACGTCACCAAGCACCCGGTCATGCGCCCCTGCATGATCTGGGCGACCGCCGCCAACTTCCTCAACGCGGCCCTCGTCGCCCTCACCCCCCTCTACCTGGTCCGTGAGGCCGGCCTCGACGCCGCACAGCTCGGTCTCGTCCTCGCCATGGACGGGGCCGGCGCGCTCGCCGGCGCCGCCGTCGCGGTCCGCGTGACCACGCGCCTCGGCACTGCGCGGGGCGTCATCGTGGCCGATCTGGCCGGCGGCGCGCTGCTCCTGCTCGCCCCGCTGACCACGTCGGCGGGGGACGCGTACTGGTTCGCCCTGGGCAACGCCGGCTTCGCCTTCGGCACCGTCATCGGCTCGATCGCCACCCGCACCTACCGGCAGACGCAGTCGCCCCCGGAACTGCTGTCCCGCGTGATGGCCACGGTCCGCTTCGTCTCCTGGGGCGCGCTGCCGCTCGGCGCGCTCACCGCCGGCCTCCTCGCCACTCATGTCGGCGCCCACACCGCGCTCTGGACCGTCTGCGCCGCCGCGCTCCTGCCCCCGCTCTACCTCTTCTGCACCAAGGTGGGCCGCCACCGCGACCTCATCTGTGGCCCTGGCGCCACGACACCGTCAGATCACTGA
- the ehuA gene encoding ectoine/hydroxyectoine ABC transporter ATP-binding protein EhuA — protein sequence MPIEELSEDLTKNPASHPAVRFDRVTKRYGDHTVLDGLDLEVARGERVTLIGPSGSGKTTILRLLMTLERVTEGVIHVDGEPFSHMPGRAAGKLVPASERHLAARRRRIGMVFQQFNLFPHMSVLENVVEAPVHVLGESREEAGNRARDLLDLVGLSDKVDARPTRLSGGQQQRVAIARALAMRPKILLLDEVTSALDPELVAEVLDVLRDVARRTDITLLCVTHEMGFARDVSDRILMFDGGRIVESGPADELLDAPTEERTRAFLSSVR from the coding sequence TTGCCCATTGAGGAGCTGTCCGAGGACCTCACCAAGAACCCGGCCTCGCACCCTGCGGTCCGCTTCGACCGGGTCACGAAGCGGTACGGGGACCACACCGTGCTGGACGGCCTCGACCTGGAGGTCGCCCGCGGCGAACGTGTGACGCTGATCGGCCCGAGCGGCTCCGGGAAGACCACGATCCTCCGGCTCCTCATGACGCTGGAGCGGGTGACCGAGGGCGTCATCCACGTGGACGGGGAGCCGTTCTCCCACATGCCGGGCCGGGCGGCCGGGAAGCTGGTGCCGGCGAGCGAGCGTCATCTGGCCGCGCGACGGCGGCGGATCGGCATGGTCTTCCAGCAGTTCAACCTCTTCCCCCACATGAGCGTCCTGGAGAACGTCGTCGAGGCGCCCGTGCACGTGCTCGGCGAGAGCCGGGAGGAGGCCGGGAACCGCGCCAGGGACCTGCTCGACCTGGTCGGACTCTCCGACAAGGTCGACGCGCGTCCGACCCGGCTCTCCGGCGGCCAGCAGCAGCGGGTGGCCATCGCCCGCGCGCTCGCGATGCGGCCGAAGATCCTGCTCCTGGACGAGGTGACCTCGGCGCTCGACCCGGAGCTCGTGGCGGAGGTGCTGGACGTGCTGCGGGACGTCGCCCGGCGGACCGACATCACGCTGCTCTGTGTGACGCACGAGATGGGCTTCGCCCGGGACGTCTCGGACCGGATCCTGATGTTCGACGGCGGCCGGATCGTCGAGTCGGGACCGGCCGACGAGCTCCTGGACGCTCCCACGGAGGAGCGCACCCGCGCGTTCCTGAGCTCGGTCCGCTGA
- a CDS encoding RNA polymerase sigma factor SigF — translation MRTDPAEATTTYATNGTGEELPFLEVPHAVPPRDARALSKVFLRELAAREEGTEGHQYVRNTLIEMNMSLVVYAAGRFRARGDEREDILQVGMVGLIKAIDRFDLSREVEFATFAVPYIVGEIKRFFRDTTWAVHVPRRLQEARVELAKATDELSSQLGRAPRIAELAPAMDLSEDEVVEAQVAANGYHSTSLDATFAGDSEDDDGALADVIGQEDPALALFEEFHTLAPLLEALAPRDRLLLHFRFVEELTQTQIGERLGVSQMHVSRLLARSLDRLRDGMVDDGGEG, via the coding sequence GTGCGGACCGATCCGGCAGAGGCGACGACGACGTACGCGACGAACGGGACGGGCGAGGAGCTGCCCTTTCTCGAGGTCCCCCACGCGGTTCCACCCCGGGACGCGCGCGCCCTGTCGAAGGTGTTCCTCCGGGAACTGGCGGCGCGGGAGGAGGGGACCGAGGGCCACCAGTACGTCCGGAACACCCTCATCGAGATGAACATGTCACTGGTGGTGTACGCGGCCGGGCGGTTCCGGGCGCGCGGCGACGAGAGGGAGGACATCCTCCAGGTCGGCATGGTCGGTCTCATCAAGGCGATCGACCGCTTCGACCTGTCGCGCGAGGTGGAGTTCGCCACCTTCGCCGTGCCGTACATCGTGGGTGAGATCAAGCGCTTCTTCCGCGACACCACCTGGGCGGTGCACGTCCCGCGCCGCCTCCAGGAGGCACGGGTGGAGCTGGCCAAGGCGACCGACGAGCTGAGCTCGCAGCTGGGCCGGGCCCCGCGCATCGCGGAGCTGGCCCCGGCCATGGACCTGTCCGAGGACGAGGTGGTCGAGGCCCAGGTCGCCGCCAACGGCTACCACTCCACGTCCCTGGACGCCACCTTCGCCGGCGACAGCGAGGACGACGACGGGGCGCTGGCCGATGTCATCGGCCAGGAGGACCCGGCGCTCGCCCTCTTCGAGGAGTTCCACACCCTCGCCCCGCTCCTGGAGGCCCTCGCCCCGCGCGACCGGCTGCTGCTGCACTTCCGCTTCGTGGAGGAGCTCACCCAGACGCAGATCGGCGAGCGGCTCGGCGTCTCCCAGATGCACGTCTCACGACTGCTCGCCCGAAGCCTGGACCGGTTGCGGGACGGCATGGTCGATGACGGTGGTGAGGGCTGA
- the thpD gene encoding ectoine hydroxylase has translation MPSAPTRPVDLYPTRGPKEELIGRKDPVVWSEPGTAGPFWARELEEYDRDGFVTVDEIVTPDEVDALRAELDRLVSDPAVRADERAVVEPRSQEIRSVFEVHRMSEVFGRLAQDPRILGRARQILGSDVYVHQSRVNVKPGFGASGFYWHSDFETWHAEDGLPRMRTVSVSIALTPNHTTNGSLMIMPGSHRTFLGCAGATPKDNYKRSLQMQDAGTPSHEALTTFADACGIRHFTGPAGSATWFDCNALHGSGDNITPYPRSNVFLVFNSVENQPEAPFAAPVRRPSFIAAPSWDHT, from the coding sequence ATGCCCTCCGCACCCACCCGCCCCGTCGACCTCTACCCCACCCGTGGCCCCAAGGAGGAACTGATCGGCCGCAAGGACCCCGTCGTGTGGTCCGAGCCCGGCACGGCGGGCCCCTTCTGGGCCCGTGAACTGGAGGAGTACGACCGAGACGGTTTCGTCACGGTCGACGAGATCGTCACCCCCGACGAGGTCGACGCGCTCCGTGCGGAGCTGGACCGGCTCGTCTCCGACCCGGCCGTCCGGGCGGACGAACGGGCCGTCGTCGAGCCCCGCTCGCAGGAGATACGTTCCGTCTTCGAGGTGCACCGGATGAGCGAGGTCTTCGGCCGGCTGGCCCAGGATCCGCGGATCCTCGGGCGCGCCCGCCAGATCCTCGGCTCCGACGTCTACGTCCACCAGTCGCGGGTCAACGTCAAGCCCGGCTTCGGGGCCAGCGGCTTCTACTGGCACTCGGACTTCGAGACCTGGCACGCGGAGGACGGCCTGCCGAGGATGCGGACCGTGTCGGTGTCCATCGCGCTCACGCCGAACCACACCACCAACGGCAGCCTGATGATCATGCCGGGTTCGCACCGCACGTTCCTCGGCTGCGCCGGTGCCACTCCGAAGGACAACTACAAGAGGTCGCTCCAGATGCAGGACGCCGGTACGCCGTCCCACGAGGCGCTGACCACGTTCGCCGACGCCTGCGGCATCCGTCACTTCACGGGCCCGGCCGGATCCGCCACCTGGTTCGACTGCAACGCCCTGCACGGGTCGGGCGACAACATCACCCCCTACCCCCGGAGCAATGTGTTCCTCGTCTTCAACAGCGTCGAGAACCAGCCGGAGGCGCCCTTCGCCGCCCCCGTCCGGCGGCCCTCGTTCATCGCCGCGCCCTCGTGGGACCACACGTGA
- the ectA gene encoding diaminobutyrate acetyltransferase produces the protein MTPLTTGRTTTTPRTTPPTIADGAELWRIARGSGELDLNSPYSYLLWCRDFADTTAIARDASGRPIGFVTGYLRPDEPDTLFVWQIAVEGSHRGSGVAGTLLDALSARVAAEHGTSRIEATVTPGNLASDRLFRSFARRHGAEVTQEVLFPAAAFPAAGHGSEVLYRIGPLGPPVS, from the coding sequence ATGACCCCGTTGACCACTGGCCGTACGACCACGACTCCCCGCACGACTCCCCCGACGATCGCGGACGGCGCCGAGCTCTGGCGGATCGCCCGCGGCTCGGGCGAACTCGACCTCAACTCGCCCTACAGCTATCTGCTGTGGTGCCGCGACTTCGCCGACACGACCGCGATCGCCCGTGACGCCTCCGGACGCCCGATCGGTTTCGTGACCGGCTATCTGCGCCCCGACGAGCCGGACACCCTCTTCGTCTGGCAGATCGCCGTCGAGGGTTCGCACCGCGGAAGCGGGGTAGCCGGGACCCTGCTCGACGCTCTGTCCGCGCGGGTCGCGGCCGAGCACGGGACCAGCAGGATCGAGGCGACCGTCACCCCGGGGAACCTGGCCTCCGACCGGCTGTTCCGCTCGTTCGCACGTCGCCACGGCGCGGAGGTGACACAGGAGGTCCTGTTCCCGGCCGCCGCGTTCCCCGCGGCGGGACACGGGTCCGAGGTGCTGTACCGCATCGGCCCCCTCGGCCCGCCGGTCTCCTGA
- the ehuC gene encoding ectoine/hydroxyectoine ABC transporter permease subunit EhuC, giving the protein MAEFLPELRRALPRLGEGLLVTVEATVLGAALALVLAYTLGLLSRSARLPVRGAVRVVVEFFRGTSLYVQLFWLFFALPMVGFRLEPLACGVLALGLNFGAYGSEVVRGAVTAVPRAQTEAAIALGMGPVLRLRRVVLPQAHALMVAPFKNLLVQLLKATPLLSLVTVPDLTFQIDQLRSSTGATAASYLLLLGLYFGLAVVLSLLMNALERAAKARLGQEGGA; this is encoded by the coding sequence ATGGCTGAATTCCTCCCCGAGCTCCGCCGGGCGCTGCCCCGGCTCGGCGAGGGACTCCTGGTCACGGTGGAGGCCACGGTGCTCGGCGCCGCGCTCGCCCTGGTCCTCGCGTACACGCTCGGGCTGCTCTCCCGGTCGGCGCGGCTGCCGGTGCGCGGAGCGGTGCGGGTCGTCGTGGAGTTCTTCCGGGGCACCTCGCTGTACGTGCAGCTGTTCTGGCTGTTCTTCGCGCTGCCGATGGTCGGCTTCCGGCTGGAACCGCTGGCCTGTGGTGTGCTCGCGCTCGGTCTCAACTTCGGGGCGTACGGCTCCGAGGTCGTGCGAGGGGCGGTGACCGCGGTCCCCCGCGCCCAGACCGAGGCGGCGATCGCGCTCGGCATGGGCCCGGTGCTGCGGCTGCGGCGGGTCGTCCTGCCGCAGGCGCACGCACTGATGGTGGCGCCGTTCAAGAACCTGCTCGTCCAGCTGCTCAAGGCGACGCCGCTGCTCTCGCTGGTCACGGTCCCGGATCTCACCTTCCAGATCGACCAGTTGCGCTCGTCGACGGGCGCGACGGCCGCCTCGTACCTGCTGCTCCTGGGGCTCTACTTCGGCCTGGCCGTCGTCCTGAGCCTCCTCATGAACGCCCTGGAGCGGGCCGCGAAGGCCCGCCTCGGGCAGGAAGGAGGCGCCTGA
- the ehuB gene encoding ectoine/hydroxyectoine ABC transporter substrate-binding protein EhuB: MTGAARLDRRGFLGRTALLGGLALTPGLLSACARTQVGSGAPEDDGALLARLRKQGFVRVGFAGEAPYGFQDGAEPAGEAPTLHREVFTALGVRELRPTLTEFGALIPGLLADRFDVVSAGMSITPERCAKVIFSEPEFVSPTALMVRKGNPKGLSDLASCAAKGVTVGVLTAAVEASFAKAAGVPDGSVKTLAKQQDGLDALLAGRIDAFALTAISLRWLARTNRDAAVEVTEAFVPVVDGERQLGAGGAVFRPGATGLRDAFNKELLKITGSPDRFVDLLGRYGFTAREIPPRSLRTADLCAG, translated from the coding sequence GTGACCGGCGCGGCGCGCCTGGACCGACGCGGCTTCCTCGGCAGAACGGCGCTCCTCGGTGGCCTCGCCCTGACCCCCGGGCTGCTGTCGGCCTGCGCCCGAACCCAGGTCGGTTCGGGCGCGCCCGAGGACGACGGCGCACTCCTGGCGCGGCTGCGGAAGCAGGGCTTCGTGCGGGTCGGGTTCGCCGGTGAGGCGCCGTACGGCTTCCAGGACGGCGCCGAGCCGGCCGGTGAGGCCCCGACGCTGCACCGCGAGGTCTTCACGGCGCTCGGGGTGCGCGAACTGCGTCCGACGCTGACCGAGTTCGGGGCGCTGATCCCCGGGCTGCTCGCCGACCGCTTCGACGTGGTGAGCGCGGGCATGTCGATCACGCCCGAGCGCTGCGCCAAGGTGATCTTCTCCGAGCCGGAGTTCGTCTCCCCCACCGCGCTGATGGTCCGCAAGGGCAATCCGAAGGGGCTGAGCGACCTGGCGTCCTGCGCGGCGAAGGGTGTCACCGTCGGTGTGCTGACGGCCGCGGTGGAGGCGTCCTTCGCCAAGGCGGCGGGGGTCCCCGACGGGTCGGTGAAGACCCTCGCCAAGCAGCAGGACGGTCTCGACGCCCTCCTCGCCGGGCGGATCGACGCCTTCGCGCTGACCGCCATCTCGCTGCGCTGGCTCGCGCGGACGAACCGGGACGCCGCGGTGGAGGTGACCGAGGCGTTCGTGCCGGTGGTCGACGGCGAGCGGCAACTGGGCGCGGGCGGAGCCGTGTTCCGGCCGGGCGCGACCGGGCTCCGGGACGCGTTCAACAAGGAGCTCCTCAAGATCACCGGTTCCCCGGACCGGTTCGTGGACCTCCTGGGCCGCTACGGCTTCACCGCGCGCGAGATTCCGCCCCGTTCCCTGCGGACCGCCGACCTGTGCGCCGGGTGA
- the ectB gene encoding diaminobutyrate--2-oxoglutarate transaminase: MTLTDIAMPSVFETVESEVRSYCRAWPVVFERASGSRLYDEHGRPYLDFFAGAGSLNYGHNNPVLKRALLEYLGNDGVTHGLDMSTTAKRDFLETFHSTVLEPRALPYKVMFPGPTGTNAVEAALKLARKVTGRQTVVSFTNAFHGMSLGSLAVTGNAAKRAGAGVPLSHAIRMPFDDYLDGQLPDFLWFERLLNDAGSGLDHPAAVIVETVQGEGGINVARAEWLRALAELCRRHEMLLIVDDIQMGCGRTGDFFSFEEAGITPDIVTLSKSISGYGLPMALCLFRPELDVWQPGEHNGTFRGNNPAFVTATAALDAYWRDGALRARTLGRADRVERALLDLCGGDGRTGLSVRGRGLVWGLEFADGERADAVCRRAFETGLLVETSGPRGEVVKLLPPLTATDDELDEGLGILARSVRHTA; the protein is encoded by the coding sequence GTGACCCTGACCGACATCGCCATGCCCTCCGTCTTCGAGACCGTCGAATCGGAGGTCCGCAGCTACTGCCGCGCCTGGCCCGTCGTCTTCGAGCGCGCCAGTGGCAGCAGGCTGTACGACGAGCACGGGCGTCCGTACCTCGACTTCTTCGCCGGCGCCGGCTCGCTGAACTACGGCCACAACAATCCCGTGCTCAAGCGGGCCCTCCTCGAATACCTCGGCAACGACGGCGTCACCCACGGCCTCGACATGTCGACCACCGCCAAACGCGACTTCCTGGAGACCTTCCACAGCACCGTCCTGGAGCCCCGCGCCCTGCCCTACAAGGTGATGTTCCCGGGCCCCACGGGCACCAACGCCGTGGAGGCGGCGCTGAAGCTCGCCCGCAAGGTCACCGGGCGGCAGACCGTCGTCTCCTTCACCAACGCCTTCCACGGCATGTCGCTCGGCTCGCTCGCCGTCACCGGGAACGCCGCCAAGCGGGCCGGCGCGGGCGTCCCGCTGAGCCATGCCATCCGCATGCCCTTCGACGACTACCTCGACGGGCAGCTCCCCGACTTCCTCTGGTTCGAGCGGCTCCTCAACGACGCCGGCTCCGGCCTCGACCACCCCGCCGCCGTGATCGTCGAGACCGTCCAGGGCGAGGGCGGCATCAACGTCGCACGGGCCGAGTGGCTGCGCGCGCTCGCGGAGCTCTGCCGCCGGCACGAGATGCTCCTCATCGTCGACGACATCCAGATGGGCTGCGGCCGCACCGGCGACTTCTTCTCCTTCGAGGAGGCGGGCATCACGCCCGACATCGTCACCCTGTCCAAGTCCATCAGCGGCTACGGCCTGCCCATGGCCCTCTGCCTGTTCCGGCCGGAGCTCGACGTCTGGCAGCCCGGCGAGCACAACGGGACCTTCCGCGGCAACAACCCCGCGTTCGTCACCGCCACGGCCGCCCTCGACGCCTACTGGCGCGACGGCGCCCTGCGCGCGCGCACCCTGGGCCGGGCGGACCGGGTGGAGCGCGCCCTCCTCGACCTGTGCGGGGGCGACGGGCGCACCGGCCTCTCCGTCCGCGGCCGCGGACTGGTGTGGGGCCTGGAGTTCGCCGACGGGGAGCGCGCCGACGCCGTGTGCCGACGCGCCTTCGAGACCGGCCTCCTGGTGGAGACCTCGGGTCCGCGCGGCGAGGTGGTCAAGCTGCTGCCGCCGCTGACCGCGACGGACGACGAACTCGACGAGGGCCTCGGGATCCTGGCCCGCTCCGTCCGCCACACCGCCTGA
- a CDS encoding flavodoxin family protein: protein MTDTGTSYRGLRALVINCTLKRSPERSHTQGLIDISTGIMERQGVAVEVLRAVDLDIATGVWPDMTEHGWETDEWPVIYSKVMAADILTLAGPVWLGDNSSVMKKVIERLYACSSILNEQGQYAYYGRVGGCLVTGNEDGAKHCAMNVLYSLQHLGYVIPPQADAGWVGEAGPGPSYLDPGSGGPDNDFTNRNTTFMTWNQLHLARMLKDTGGIPAHGNQRSEWDAGCRFDFENPEHR, encoded by the coding sequence ATGACCGACACCGGCACGTCCTACCGTGGTCTCCGCGCCCTGGTGATCAATTGCACGCTCAAGCGTTCGCCGGAGCGGAGCCACACTCAGGGGCTGATCGACATCAGCACCGGGATCATGGAGCGCCAGGGCGTCGCGGTCGAGGTGCTGCGAGCGGTGGATCTCGACATCGCGACCGGTGTGTGGCCTGACATGACGGAGCACGGCTGGGAGACCGACGAGTGGCCCGTCATCTACTCGAAGGTGATGGCCGCGGACATCCTCACCTTGGCTGGACCTGTATGGCTGGGAGACAACTCCTCGGTCATGAAGAAGGTGATCGAGCGCCTGTACGCCTGCTCGTCGATCCTCAACGAGCAGGGCCAGTACGCCTACTACGGTCGCGTGGGCGGCTGCCTGGTCACCGGCAACGAGGACGGCGCCAAGCACTGCGCGATGAACGTCCTCTACAGCCTCCAGCACCTCGGATACGTCATTCCGCCGCAGGCGGACGCCGGGTGGGTCGGCGAGGCCGGCCCGGGTCCGTCGTACCTCGACCCCGGCTCGGGCGGGCCGGACAACGACTTCACGAACCGCAACACGACCTTCATGACCTGGAACCAGCTCCACCTGGCGAGGATGCTCAAGGACACCGGTGGCATCCCCGCCCACGGAAACCAGCGCTCCGAGTGGGACGCCGGCTGCCGGTTCGACTTCGAGAACCCCGAGCACCGTTGA
- a CDS encoding ATP-binding protein encodes MKTRSATRSRAPGSDPRGAGKAGSPPVRSPAQARQLVRHTLAALDPLPPSQVEDLLLVTSELVTNAHRHGGGVTGFGIGIGRDRVTVSVSDASGEAPLYERGEGLRPGGYGWPIVLRLCREVTVDAGPDGKTIHAAVTVDR; translated from the coding sequence ATGAAGACCAGGAGCGCCACCCGGTCCCGGGCCCCCGGGTCGGACCCGCGGGGCGCCGGGAAAGCCGGTTCGCCTCCGGTCCGCAGCCCGGCGCAGGCGCGGCAGCTCGTACGCCACACCCTCGCGGCGCTCGACCCCCTGCCGCCCTCCCAGGTCGAGGACCTGCTGCTCGTCACCTCGGAACTGGTCACGAACGCGCACCGGCACGGGGGCGGCGTCACGGGCTTCGGGATCGGGATCGGACGCGACCGGGTGACGGTGTCCGTGTCCGACGCCAGCGGGGAGGCCCCGCTGTACGAGCGCGGCGAGGGGCTGCGTCCCGGCGGCTACGGCTGGCCGATCGTGCTCCGTCTGTGCCGTGAGGTGACCGTGGACGCGGGTCCCGACGGCAAGACCATCCACGCGGCGGTGACGGTCGACCGCTGA